A genomic stretch from Lysobacter soyae includes:
- a CDS encoding GNAT family N-acetyltransferase, translating to MTISLTFRDANHADIPWLVDLVTRAYRGDASRKGWTTEADLLDGQRIDAERMQAILDAPQSMVLVAALDGQPMACAQVAMEDGAGYFGMFSVEPEAQGGGIGKRVLAEAERIVRTRWQAPLMRMTVIDVRDSLIAFYERRGYVRTGRHAPFPYGDERYGIPKRDDLRFEILEKGLIDG from the coding sequence ATGACGATTTCACTCACCTTCCGCGACGCGAACCATGCCGATATTCCTTGGCTGGTGGACTTGGTGACCCGAGCTTATCGGGGCGATGCCAGCCGCAAAGGCTGGACCACGGAAGCCGACTTGCTAGACGGCCAACGGATCGATGCCGAACGCATGCAGGCGATTTTGGATGCGCCGCAAAGCATGGTCTTGGTGGCAGCGCTGGACGGACAACCGATGGCCTGTGCGCAAGTCGCGATGGAAGACGGCGCCGGCTACTTCGGCATGTTTTCGGTCGAACCCGAGGCACAAGGCGGCGGTATCGGCAAACGTGTGTTGGCGGAAGCCGAGCGCATTGTCCGCACGCGTTGGCAGGCCCCGTTGATGCGCATGACCGTCATTGACGTGCGCGACAGCTTGATCGCATTCTACGAGCGGCGCGGCTACGTGCGCACCGGCCGTCATGCGCCCTTCCCCTACGGCGATGAGCGCTATGGCATTCCCAAGCGCGATGATTTGCGCTTTGAAATCCTCGAGAAAGGGTTGATCGATGGCTAA
- a CDS encoding Rieske (2Fe-2S) protein yields MANWTRLAHIAEILPGERMTEWVDDLPILITNIDGAYYAVEDKCTHEDFELSAGPIDAATATIECVLHGARFDLKTGEALCAPAYSPVRAFTLKIEDDYLFADLE; encoded by the coding sequence ATGGCTAACTGGACGCGTCTTGCGCATATTGCCGAAATCCTCCCCGGTGAGCGCATGACCGAATGGGTGGATGACCTGCCCATTCTCATCACCAACATCGACGGCGCGTATTACGCCGTGGAAGACAAGTGCACCCATGAAGACTTCGAATTGAGTGCCGGTCCGATCGACGCCGCGACAGCGACCATCGAATGCGTCCTGCACGGCGCCCGCTTCGACCTGAAAACCGGTGAAGCGCTGTGCGCGCCCGCCTACAGCCCGGTGCGTGCCTTCACGCTCAAGATCGAGGACGACTACCTGTTCGCCGATCTCGAATGA